The Fibrobacter sp. DNA segment CATGGTGCTGCAGTTGTAAAAGACGGCAGGAGCCTGATCCTGACAGGCCCTGGCGGCACAGGAAAAACTATGTCAAGCAGTCTTATTCTCTCAAGGGGTGGAAATGACTGGCAGCTTCATTCCGATGATTATGTTTTTATTGATAAAGGAGTGCAAAGCCTGGCGTACCTGACCCGTTCTCATCTTTACAGGGACCAGTTCCGCTGGACACCTGAAATCGCCGGCAGGCTGTCTCTTTTCGAACGCCTTCAGCTTGAACTTTTCGGCCGTATACGTGCCATAACCACAGGAGCAATAAAATGGCCTGTACGGCTCAGCATGACCCGGCTCTGGCCTGGTTACTCTTCAGCTTACACAGCTCAAACTAGTGCTCTGTTACTCCTGGAGAGAAGTGGCAGGCAGCCTCCATACCTTGAACCTGCAAAAGGTGATTCCTGGGTAGAAAAACTACTTGACATGAATTTTGGTGAAGCACGGTATTTCATTCAGATCTGCTCTGCTATGCTCGAAGCCCAGGGGCATTCCGGATGGCTGGAAAAATGGCGCGAGCAGGAACGTGAGCTTATCAAAGAGCTTTTGTGTAAAACTCCTGTCCTTCGGCTTGTGCTGCCAAAGGAGCGTACTCCTCAAAACAGCTTTATCGACGCTTTGATTTCATGCGCAGAAGAGGCACTGAAAGCCTGATTAATCCGGGAATAAAAATGAAACACAACTATCCGCATCCTGGACTGTTAAGTAAAGCAGGGAGTCTGCTTTCTGTAATACTATTGATCTGGCTTCTCTGGAGACAAGACTGGAAGCAGATGCATACTTATTTTAACCAACTCGGAGTGATACATCTCGGTTTGGCAATGTTCCTGATAATCGGTTCACAATTAATAAATGCAATGCGCTGGACCATTCTCCTTAGAAGTCTTAAACTCCCGATCTCATGGAAGGATTCCTTCCGTCTCTCGTTTTCCGGGCTCTTTGCATCCAATTTCCTTCCGACAACAGTCGGTGGTGATGTAATCAGGATGATGGGGTCTGCGGCTCTGGTCTCCAATAAAACCCAGGCAATAGCCAGTATAGTGGTTGACCGGCTGGCAAATGTATGCTCTATGGCATGTTTGCTGCCATTCAGCATATCTCTGCTTTCAACCGCATCATCCTTTACAATAGCAGCTCCGATCAGCAGCAAATCCTTTTTACCCGAAAAGTGGATTCAAAGGCTTAAAAGCATCCTTTCAGAACTGCGTAATGCACTCTTGCTCTGGGAAAAAAAACCGGGATACCTGGTCCTTGCCTTTGTATTCTCTCTATGCAGTGCACTTTCATATCTTCTGGCAATTTTAACAGTTGCTAAAGGACTGGGTATGGAAGTCACTCTGGTTAAGGTCGCAGGTGTGCTTGGAATTACCTACTTTATTACCCTGCTTCCCATCTCGATCAACGGATATGGAGTCCGGGAAATTGGATTCGTTGCTCTGTACACCTTTATCGGTGCCACCCAGTCACAGGCTCTGGGACTTGCACTACTCACACGAGTTCTGTTGATTGTCTCCAGCCTTCCCGGAAGTTTCTGGCTGGGAAATATTCTCTCATCAATGCAGCATGCAGCCTTAATTAAAAAACAGCTGTAACTGTGGAGGATAGAGATTGCTTCACCAATGCGGGATTTGGTTACCTGATGACAAGCCGCATCTTCATGATAAGCCCTGAAAAATGACGAAATATGCCCACGTCTGGTGTGAAAAGCGTCTTAAGCGATTAAATAAAGATTCATCTGCAAGCAAAAAGATTACAGGACAACTCCGGGTAAAATTTCAAATTAACGGCTTAATCTTTAAACAGCCAAATACCCCCTGTTCCAGTCATGCATCACTGCCTGATACCCCATGTTCTGCAAGTCCCTTTTCATCTGCTCCACCCCCCTGCTGTCAGCTATCTCAAACTGGGTAGTAGATGGATTCTCGGTATGCCCTCCCACTGCAGTCGATGTCCCGGCGGACATTTTTGTGACCCCCAATGGAAGAATCGCGTTGCGAAACTCACGTGATTCCCGGGTTGACAAAGTAATTCCGGCAGAATTGAGAAAAATACGGGTAGCTGTCATTATCTGCACAAACCTGCGGTCGTCTACCGGATACTGCACTTCAAAATCTCCTGCCAGTGGACGGAGGCGGGGAAAAGAGACTGAAACCTCAACTGACGGGAACTGCTTTTGTAAATAAGCTGCATGAAGTCCCGTAAAAAAAGCCTCTGAATGCCAGTCGTAAAGCCCCAGAAGGGCACCCACAGTCACCTGCCGCATCCCCTTTCTGCAACCACGTTCAGGAGCAAGGAGCCGGAACTCGTAATCACTCTTTGGACCTCTCCTGTGAAGCTCTTTATAACTGGGAATATTATATGTCTCCTGATAAATAGTGAGCCCGTCCACACCAGCATCGATAACCCTGCCGTATTCCTGCTCTGTCAAGGGGTAAACTTCTATGCTTATGGATGAAAATTTTTTTCTAAGCACATTTACCGCTGCTTCAAGATATTCAATCGAAGCCTTTTCCCTCGATTCTCCGGTAAGAAGCAGTATGTGGCGGATTCCCAGATCCGCTATAGCCTCTGCCTCAGTTCTTATTTCATCTATGGAAAGATGTCTACGCTTTATCCGGTGCTGCCCGGCAAAAGAGCAGTAAGGGCATGTGTTGCAGCAGTAATTTGAGATATAGAGCGGAGTAAAGATGATCACCGTACTGCCGAAGCGCTTGAGTGTAAGCTCCCTCGCTTTTACAGCCATCTCCTCCAGGCACCCTGCGGCTGCAGGAGAGAGCAGAGCCAGGAAATCAAGCTCCGAGATATACTTTGCTGAAAGGATATGTTTTACCTTTTGCTCGGTAGTCTCTTCACACCAGGAATTGAAATCGAAGTTTTCGTACTTTGCAATAATCTCAGTAAAGGACATCTGGAAGCCTGTCAACTATCAAGAAAACCGGTTAGAGGAGAAGATGCACGCGCAGTCCTTGACTCTCCGGGCATGCCCGCCAGATACGCTGTCCTCCCCGCCTCCACTGCCAGTCTGAATGCTCTGGCCATAGAAACTGGATCATCACTCGATGCAATCGCAGTGTTCAGAAGAACCGCATCTGCCCCCATCTCCATCGCCTCGGTTGCATGTGAGGGTTTTCCGATTCCGGCATCCACTATGACTGGTATGTCAATTTCAGATATCATTATCTCCAGAAGTTCTCTTGTCTGCAGCCCCCGGTTGCTGCCAATCGGCGCACCCAGAGGCATCACTGCCGCAGCTCCCGCATCAACCATCCTGCGGGCTGCTGAAAGATCAGGTGTCATGTAGGGAAAAACCACAAAACCCTCTTTTGAAAGAGTTTCTGTAGCAAGGATTGTCTCATGGTTATCAGGAAGCAGATACTTCTGATCGTTTATTACTTCTATCTTTATCCAGTTTCCACACTTCATCGCACGTGCCAGACGTGCAATTCTGACAGCCTCCTCTGCAGTACGAGCACCGGATGTATTGGGAAGCAGATGCTTACCGGAAGGAACGTTTTTCAGAATATTTTCCGAAGGGTTGTCAAAGTCTATGCGGCGCAGAGCGATTGTGATAATATCACACTGTGCTGCCTCCAGAACATCTTTTATTATACTCTCATCTCTGTATTTTCCCGAGCCTGTTATAAGGCGGGAACGCACAGGAATACCTGCTATCACCAGTTCATCTTTCATTCTCATCCTCCGCCCACAAAACGCAGGATCTCTACCGTGTCATTATCCTTAAACCTGCAATTTGCGAACTGGTCTCGATTGACAATCGATCTGTTTACTTCCACTACAACGTGAGAGGGATCGATAGAGCGGCTCTGAAGGAACTCAAGAACAGACATTCCGGCTGTAACATCCTGGGAAGTACCATTCAAAACAATCCGGATACTCATTTCAGTTATCCCTGTCCGGCGTATCTGTTTTCTCGCCGTTTTTGACCTTGTTATAGATATGAGCACCAGGCGGAACCGATTTTATTATCCAGGTATTTCCGCCAATAACAGCACCTTTTCCGATCACAGTATTACCACCCAGAATCGTTGCATTAGCATATATAATAACATCATCCTCGATATCAGGGTGTCTCTTCTTTCCTTTCAGCGGTATACCTTCTTTGTCAAAAGGAGAAAGCGCGCCCAGGGTCACTCCCTGGTAGATCTTGACATTTTTCCCGATTCTGCATGTTTCCCCTATGACAACTCC contains these protein-coding regions:
- the thiH gene encoding 2-iminoacetate synthase ThiH; amino-acid sequence: MSFTEIIAKYENFDFNSWCEETTEQKVKHILSAKYISELDFLALLSPAAAGCLEEMAVKARELTLKRFGSTVIIFTPLYISNYCCNTCPYCSFAGQHRIKRRHLSIDEIRTEAEAIADLGIRHILLLTGESREKASIEYLEAAVNVLRKKFSSISIEVYPLTEQEYGRVIDAGVDGLTIYQETYNIPSYKELHRRGPKSDYEFRLLAPERGCRKGMRQVTVGALLGLYDWHSEAFFTGLHAAYLQKQFPSVEVSVSFPRLRPLAGDFEVQYPVDDRRFVQIMTATRIFLNSAGITLSTRESREFRNAILPLGVTKMSAGTSTAVGGHTENPSTTQFEIADSRGVEQMKRDLQNMGYQAVMHDWNRGYLAV
- a CDS encoding flippase-like domain-containing protein, with the translated sequence MKHNYPHPGLLSKAGSLLSVILLIWLLWRQDWKQMHTYFNQLGVIHLGLAMFLIIGSQLINAMRWTILLRSLKLPISWKDSFRLSFSGLFASNFLPTTVGGDVIRMMGSAALVSNKTQAIASIVVDRLANVCSMACLLPFSISLLSTASSFTIAAPISSKSFLPEKWIQRLKSILSELRNALLLWEKKPGYLVLAFVFSLCSALSYLLAILTVAKGLGMEVTLVKVAGVLGITYFITLLPISINGYGVREIGFVALYTFIGATQSQALGLALLTRVLLIVSSLPGSFWLGNILSSMQHAALIKKQL
- the thiS gene encoding sulfur carrier protein ThiS, with the translated sequence MSIRIVLNGTSQDVTAGMSVLEFLQSRSIDPSHVVVEVNRSIVNRDQFANCRFKDNDTVEILRFVGGG
- a CDS encoding thiazole synthase, translated to MKDELVIAGIPVRSRLITGSGKYRDESIIKDVLEAAQCDIITIALRRIDFDNPSENILKNVPSGKHLLPNTSGARTAEEAVRIARLARAMKCGNWIKIEVINDQKYLLPDNHETILATETLSKEGFVVFPYMTPDLSAARRMVDAGAAAVMPLGAPIGSNRGLQTRELLEIMISEIDIPVIVDAGIGKPSHATEAMEMGADAVLLNTAIASSDDPVSMARAFRLAVEAGRTAYLAGMPGESRTARASSPLTGFLDS